The Miscanthus floridulus cultivar M001 chromosome 17, ASM1932011v1, whole genome shotgun sequence genome has a window encoding:
- the LOC136516751 gene encoding enoyl-CoA delta isomerase 2, peroxisomal-like, producing the protein MCTLQQRGRVFVLTLTGDGEHRLGHALISSLRSAVASAAEAAAKAGPGAALVTVGEGRFFSNGLDIGWAGTSRARLSELVAALRPLAADLLALPMPTVAAVTGHASAGGCLLALCHDYRVMRGDRGVLYMSEVDIGLPLPPYFVAVLRAKITAANALRDVALRGKKVRAAEGKEMGIVDAVYPSADETAAEAFKLAEQLAARKWDGGVYASIRMSMYPEACRSVGIVEESDEEKRKHFASKL; encoded by the coding sequence ATGTGCACCCTGCAGCAGCGCGGCCGCGTCTTCGTCCTGACCCTCACCGGCGACGGCGAGCACCGGCTGGGCCACGCCCTCATCTCCTCGCTCCGTTCCGCCGTCGCCTCCGCCGCGGAAGCCGCGGCCAAGGCGGGGCCCGGGGCCGCGCTCGTGACCGTCGGCGAGGGCCGCTTCTTCTCCAACGGCCTCGACATCGGGTGGGCGGGCACCTCCCGTGCGCGCCTCAGCGAGCTCGTCGCCGCGCTCCGCCCGCTCGCCGCTGACCTCCTCGCGCTCCCCATGCCCACCGTCGCCGCCGTCACGGGCCACGCTTCCGCCGGCGGGTGCCTCCTCGCGCTCTGCCACGACTACCGCGTCATGCGCGGGGACCGCGGGGTGCTCTACATGAGCGAGGTCGACATCGGCCTCCCGCTCCCGCCCTACTTCGTGGCCGTGCTCCGCGCCAAGATCACCGCCGCCAACGCGCTCCGCGACGTCGCGCTCAGGGGCAAGAAGGTCAGGGCCGCCGAGGGCAAGGAGATGGGCATCGTGGATGCCGTCTACCCCTCCGCGGACGAGACGGCGGCCGAGGCCTTCAAGTTGGCCGAGCAGCTCGCGGCCAGGAAGTGGGATGGGGGCGTCTACGCGTCCATAAGGATGTCCATGTACCCTGAGGCCTGCAGGTCAGTTGGAATTGTCGAGGAGAGCGATGAGGAGAAGCGGAAGCACTTCGCTTCTAAGCTCTAG
- the LOC136517062 gene encoding ER lumen protein-retaining receptor A-like yields the protein MNAFRFLGDMTHLFSVLVLLLKIYATKSCSGVSRKTQELYMLVFVARYLDLFTDYVSLYNSVMKVVFITSSAAIVWFMRRHPHVRRTYDKEQDTFRHAVLVAASLMLALMFHERFTFREICWAFSIYLEAVAILPQLVLLQRSRNVDNLTGQYVFFLGAYRAFYILNWIYRYFTEGHHSRWIPWLAGLVQTALYADFFYYYFLSWKNNVKLELPA from the exons ATGAACGCCTTCCGGTTCCTCGGGGACATGACCCACCTCTTCtcggtcctcgtcctcctcctcaagATCTACGCCACCAAGTCCTGCTCAG GGGTGTCGAGGAAGACGCAGGAGCTGTACATGTTGGTGTTCGTCGCGAGGTACCTGGACCTCTTCACAGACTACGTCTCGCTCTACAACTCGGTGATGAAGGTGGTGTTCATCACCAGCTCGGCGGCGATCGTGTGGTTCATGCGCCGCCACCCGCATGTGCGGAGGACGTACGACAAGGAGCAGGACACCTTCCGCCATGCGGTGCTCGTCGCCGCATCATTGATGCTCGCGCTGATGTTCCACGAGCGGTTCACCTTCCGCGAG ATATGCTGGGCTTTTTCAATCTATTTGGAGGCAGTGGCCATTCTCCCACAGTTAGTGTTGCTCCAGAGAAGCAGAAATGTGGATAACTTAACTGGACAATATGTTTTCTTCCTTGG GGCCTACCGTGCATTTTACATTCTAAACTGGATTTACCGTTATTTCACGGAGGGTCATCACAGCAGATGGATCC CTTGGCTTGCTGGTTTGGTGCAAACAGCTCTGTATGCAGATTTCTTTTACTATTATTTCTTAAG TTGGAAGAACAATGTTAAGCTCGAGTTGCCTGCATGA